The Caulifigura coniformis genome includes a region encoding these proteins:
- a CDS encoding transposase, with protein sequence MSDYPLAYFITWTTHGTWLPGDIRGWRKARAGEQPAQPSLAAWCRERLKGQPIVLISSQRRRVEEVCRRHAEIRCWAMHAISVRSNHVHIAVTAQANPKIVRDQFKANATRVLRQLPDAIEAESIWAKGGDIEFIDRDDDLANVVLYINEAQDRKGRDT encoded by the coding sequence ATGTCCGACTACCCGCTCGCCTACTTCATCACCTGGACGACCCATGGCACCTGGTTGCCGGGCGACATCCGTGGCTGGCGAAAAGCGCGGGCAGGAGAACAACCAGCACAACCATCGCTCGCCGCCTGGTGCCGCGAACGCCTCAAGGGACAGCCGATCGTTCTGATTTCCTCACAACGTCGGAGAGTTGAGGAAGTCTGTCGGCGACATGCCGAGATTCGATGCTGGGCAATGCACGCCATCTCTGTTCGGTCCAATCATGTCCATATCGCTGTCACAGCCCAGGCCAATCCGAAGATCGTCCGTGATCAGTTCAAAGCCAATGCGACTCGAGTCTTGAGACAGCTGCCGGATGCGATCGAAGCGGAGTCGATCTGGGCCAAGGGAGGCGACATCGAGTTCATTGACCGAGACGACGATCTGGCGAACGTGGTTCTCTATATCAACGAGGCGCAGGATCGGAAGGGGCGAGACACATGA
- a CDS encoding fatty acid CoA ligase family protein codes for MSGNIADRLRESAVAWPERAAVIDQRENRRTFAELDREVDQLVAGLQSLGLTPGRRIVLMVRPGIEFIALTFALFRAGAIVILIDPGMGRTNIFRCLEEVEPEGFVAIPVVQLIRWWKRREKVFRSARLNVTVGMRIPGFGPTYGDILKLGGVHPPKPVSVAGSDPAAVIFTSGSTGPPKGVAYEHGMFGAQVELIQRQYGIEPGEVDLPGFPLFGLFNAAMGVTTVVPDMNPTRPAQVDPVKILRAIERHGVTQAFGSPAFWNRVGRYCDEHRITLPTIRRALSAGGPVPNHVLERMARVLNGPNADLFTPYGATESLPAASIGGREVLSSTAARTRKGAGTCVGRPFPEIEIRIIRITDGPVAALDVAEACGPGEIGEIIVRGRSVTREYFRRPEATAVAKIADPRSFPGDDRPSVWHRIGDVGYIDGEGLLWFCGRKAHIVHTRLGSMYSVCCEAIFETHPHVYRAALVGIGDVSDEAPVIVIEPEAGKFPETPAAVAAFRDELLRLGAGSPLTSCIREVMFHRSLPVDTRHNVKIQREALKEWAAAVSGRR; via the coding sequence ATGAGCGGCAACATTGCGGATCGGTTGCGGGAGTCGGCCGTTGCCTGGCCGGAGCGGGCGGCCGTCATCGACCAACGTGAAAACCGCCGAACATTCGCCGAGCTGGATCGCGAGGTGGACCAGCTCGTCGCGGGTTTGCAGTCGCTGGGACTCACACCCGGCCGGCGAATCGTCCTGATGGTGCGGCCCGGGATCGAGTTCATTGCGCTGACGTTCGCGCTCTTCCGGGCGGGTGCGATTGTCATCCTGATCGACCCGGGGATGGGCCGGACGAACATCTTCCGGTGTCTGGAGGAGGTTGAGCCGGAAGGCTTCGTGGCGATTCCGGTCGTGCAGCTGATCCGCTGGTGGAAGCGGCGGGAGAAGGTCTTTCGCTCCGCACGGCTCAACGTGACCGTCGGTATGCGGATCCCCGGTTTCGGCCCCACGTATGGCGACATCCTCAAACTCGGAGGCGTTCACCCTCCGAAGCCGGTCAGCGTTGCCGGCAGTGATCCCGCAGCGGTCATTTTCACCAGCGGCAGCACCGGCCCGCCGAAGGGGGTGGCCTACGAGCACGGCATGTTCGGCGCCCAGGTCGAGTTGATCCAGCGGCAGTACGGCATCGAACCGGGGGAAGTCGACCTGCCCGGGTTTCCTCTCTTCGGCCTGTTCAACGCGGCGATGGGTGTGACCACGGTCGTCCCCGACATGAATCCAACCAGGCCGGCCCAGGTCGATCCGGTGAAGATCCTGCGAGCTATCGAGCGGCATGGCGTCACGCAGGCGTTCGGTTCGCCGGCGTTCTGGAACCGTGTGGGTCGCTACTGCGACGAACATCGCATCACGCTGCCAACGATCCGCCGCGCGCTCTCCGCCGGCGGACCTGTGCCGAACCATGTTCTCGAGCGAATGGCACGTGTGCTCAACGGGCCGAATGCCGACCTGTTTACTCCCTACGGGGCGACGGAGAGCCTGCCCGCTGCCTCGATCGGGGGACGCGAAGTTCTGTCCTCAACCGCGGCACGCACGCGTAAGGGGGCCGGAACGTGCGTCGGCCGGCCGTTCCCTGAGATCGAGATCCGCATCATTCGGATCACCGACGGTCCCGTCGCGGCGCTCGACGTTGCGGAGGCCTGCGGTCCCGGGGAGATTGGCGAGATCATCGTTCGCGGACGTTCCGTCACGCGCGAGTACTTTCGACGGCCCGAGGCGACGGCCGTCGCGAAGATCGCCGATCCGCGTTCATTCCCCGGAGATGACCGCCCGAGCGTGTGGCATCGCATCGGAGACGTCGGCTACATCGATGGCGAGGGCCTGCTGTGGTTCTGCGGGCGGAAGGCGCACATCGTCCACACGCGTTTGGGCTCGATGTACTCCGTCTGCTGCGAAGCGATCTTCGAAACGCATCCGCATGTTTACCGGGCCGCGCTGGTGGGGATCGGGGATGTGAGCGATGAAGCGCCGGTGATCGTCATTGAACCGGAGGCGGGGAAGTTTCCGGAGACGCCCGCGGCCGTCGCGGCGTTTCGCGACGAACTTCTGCGGCTGGGAGCCGGGTCACCGCTGACGTCGTGCATCCGCGAGGTGATGTTCCACCGGTCGCTACCGGTGGACACGCGGCACAACGTGAAAATTCAGCGGGAGGCGCTGAAGGAGTGGGCGGCGGCCGTGAGCGGTCGGCGCTAG
- a CDS encoding DJ-1/PfpI family protein: MNKVLIIVGDATETVDTLYPIFRLQEDGFQPVVAAPEKRTYQMVMHQVRPGWTITKEWEGYTIDADIAFKDIREEEYVGIFFSGGRAPEYIREDKDLIRITQHFFDTNKPIASVCHGVEIPARADRVRGRKMATVAKCKFELEICGGTYVNEPCVIDGNLVSGRTYHDHGSYIGPWIKMLIAAREKAKK; the protein is encoded by the coding sequence ATGAACAAAGTGCTCATTATCGTCGGCGATGCCACCGAAACCGTCGACACGCTCTATCCGATCTTTCGTCTGCAGGAGGATGGCTTTCAGCCGGTCGTCGCGGCGCCCGAGAAACGCACGTACCAGATGGTGATGCACCAGGTTCGCCCGGGCTGGACGATCACGAAGGAGTGGGAAGGCTACACGATCGACGCCGACATCGCCTTCAAGGACATCCGCGAAGAGGAATACGTCGGCATCTTCTTCAGTGGAGGCCGCGCCCCGGAGTACATCCGCGAAGACAAAGACCTGATCCGCATCACGCAGCATTTCTTCGACACGAACAAGCCGATCGCGAGCGTCTGTCACGGCGTCGAGATTCCCGCCCGGGCGGACCGGGTTCGCGGGCGGAAGATGGCCACCGTCGCCAAGTGCAAATTCGAACTGGAGATCTGCGGCGGGACGTATGTCAACGAGCCCTGCGTGATTGACGGCAATCTCGTGAGCGGCCGGACCTATCACGACCACGGCAGCTACATCGGGCCGTGGATCAAGATGCTGATTGCGGCGCGGGAGAAAGCGAAGAAATAG
- the rhaB gene encoding rhamnulokinase, with product MADRVFLAVDLGAESGRVISGKFDGRRVRLDDVHRFSNNLVPVAGTRRWDVLRIWTDILDGLAKAAQQDGPDVASIGVDTWGVDYVLLNKNNEILGQPYNYRDPRTKGLMDSAFTRVPKREIFATTGLQFMEINTLYQLIAMQLKDPSLLAQADRFLMMPDFFHWLLCGSRVVEFTNATTTQFLNATERTWATDLLRRFEIPTNIFPQIVAPGTNLGILREEVAQRTGLSRVPIVAPATHDTAAAVAAVPTGNTGKANWAYISSGTWSLIGVEVQQAVLTEKALALNVTNEGGVDGTYRLLKNVMGLWIVQECRRSFERRGNPLDYGVLTKLASEAEPFRSLVDPNDPTFLSPGDMSTALQDYCRSRKQPVPDSEGRLIRCALESLALKYRQVLRGIESLTNEKVEVLHVVGGGSKNDLLNQFTADACGIPVIAGPTEGTALGNVLLQARAAGEIGTLADLRTVVRESSELKTFEPKNAARWDEAYSRFEKL from the coding sequence ATGGCGGATCGTGTGTTTCTCGCAGTCGACCTTGGCGCCGAATCAGGCCGGGTGATCAGCGGAAAGTTTGACGGACGTCGGGTGCGCCTGGACGACGTGCACCGCTTTTCCAACAACCTCGTCCCGGTCGCCGGCACGCGGCGGTGGGATGTGCTGCGGATCTGGACCGACATCCTGGATGGCCTCGCAAAGGCCGCCCAGCAGGATGGCCCGGACGTGGCTTCGATCGGCGTCGACACGTGGGGCGTCGATTATGTCCTGCTGAACAAGAACAACGAGATCCTCGGCCAGCCGTACAACTACCGCGATCCACGCACGAAAGGGTTGATGGACAGCGCGTTCACGCGCGTTCCGAAGCGCGAGATCTTCGCGACGACGGGCCTGCAGTTCATGGAGATCAACACGCTGTATCAGCTGATCGCGATGCAGCTCAAAGACCCTTCACTGCTGGCTCAGGCCGACCGCTTCCTGATGATGCCCGACTTCTTCCACTGGCTGCTGTGCGGAAGCCGCGTGGTGGAATTTACGAACGCGACGACGACGCAGTTTCTCAACGCAACCGAACGGACGTGGGCGACCGACCTCCTGCGTCGGTTCGAGATCCCGACGAACATCTTCCCGCAGATCGTTGCTCCGGGGACGAACCTGGGAATCCTTCGGGAAGAGGTGGCCCAGCGGACGGGACTGTCGCGCGTGCCGATTGTCGCCCCGGCCACGCACGACACAGCCGCGGCCGTCGCCGCCGTTCCGACTGGTAATACGGGGAAGGCGAACTGGGCCTATATCAGCTCGGGAACATGGTCGCTGATCGGCGTCGAGGTGCAGCAGGCCGTGCTTACGGAGAAGGCCCTAGCGCTCAACGTTACCAATGAAGGCGGCGTCGACGGAACTTACCGGCTGCTGAAGAACGTGATGGGCCTGTGGATCGTGCAGGAGTGCCGGCGGTCGTTCGAGCGCCGCGGGAATCCGCTCGATTACGGCGTCCTCACGAAGCTGGCCTCCGAGGCCGAGCCGTTCCGGTCGCTGGTCGACCCGAACGACCCGACGTTCCTCAGCCCTGGCGACATGTCGACGGCGCTGCAGGATTACTGCCGCTCGCGCAAGCAGCCGGTCCCCGACAGCGAAGGCCGGCTGATCCGCTGCGCGCTGGAGAGCCTGGCGCTCAAGTATCGCCAGGTCCTGCGGGGCATCGAATCGCTCACCAACGAAAAGGTGGAAGTGCTGCACGTCGTCGGCGGCGGATCGAAGAACGACCTGCTGAACCAGTTCACGGCGGACGCCTGCGGCATTCCGGTGATCGCGGGCCCGACGGAAGGGACGGCCCTGGGGAACGTGCTGCTGCAGGCCCGGGCGGCCGGGGAAATTGGAACGCTGGCCGACCTGCGGACCGTGGTCCGCGAATCGAGCGAGCTGAAGACGTTCGAACCGAAGAACGCCGCCCGGTGGGACGAGGCGTATTCGCGATTCGAAAAGCTCTGA